The following proteins are co-located in the Macadamia integrifolia cultivar HAES 741 chromosome 3, SCU_Mint_v3, whole genome shotgun sequence genome:
- the LOC122072574 gene encoding B3 domain-containing protein Os11g0197600-like: MVKRRSKSIHTEERHHFFKIMFPGFSTRRLRIPPEFVEHISMEAYKFATLEDSNGNHWRVTLNKTTSGTYIEDGWKDFITDQSIYDNNFLVFGYDGNTCFDVNVFDESGCERDYVFSTKPNQEPDFSDEVKSFETSTDYVQKSITDDPGKLFPTFKPKGLKKAKKENVELIHEPLSKTTCSASRIYRKKCSVSRRRPATEEEKAKVRKEAESFTSKFPHFSRCLTAANVYQGFVLNFGGKMGETCDDEHLYWTQFQVKRFCQVLSPGFHRQLSIPTKFVQCLKDDLCGTGSLLCGTAFLRGPSNKTWKLELMGTQDGLVFQNGWSDFVRDHFLEEGNILFFMYKGNLNFDVFVFDHESLCEKPCSYFMCHVSKRGSMNDPSEARGATVGIGRLISRSTKPVSRKRKLKIDEVVELDSSSFDSYSTDDAPEPPLPRPQSGCRLLHESSRRPVTEEEKLKVKQMAMAAFDASLHTSFFVVMRQSHVYSLFYMAIPCNFVKKHFPRRNKDVTLRCNGSRWNVMFLHRNLPAVAGAFTSGWADFVYGNNIEEDDVCLFELVDDGFREENEHATVFNVHIFRVLENIAPLSRVSNPRQHNGRRSGRGESSSASIRGRGRGRGRGRGRGRGRGSGRCKSFFT, from the exons ATGGTGAAGAGGAGGAGCAAGAGTATACATACAGAAGAGAGACATCATTTCTTCAAGATCATGTTTCCGGGCTTTTCCACAAGAAGATTG CGGATCCCACCAGAATTTGTGGAGCATATTTCAATGGAAGCATACAAATTTGCCACCCTAGAAGATTCCAATGGCAATCACTGGCGAGTTACATTAAACAAAACTACAAGTGGCACATATATAGAGGATGGTTGGAAAGATTTTATAACAGATCAATCCATCTATGATAACAATTTTCTTGTCTTTGGATATGATGGTAATACTTGTTTTGATGTAAATGTTTTTGATGAGAGTGGATGTGAGAGAGATTATGTGTTTAGTactaaaccaaatcaagaaCCTGACTTCTCCGATGAAGTTAAATCATTTGAGACTTCTACTGATTATGTTCAAAAATCCATTACAGATGATCCAG GGAAACTCTTTccaacttttaaaccaaagggGCTTAAAAAAGCTAAAAAAGAGAATGTTGAGCTGATCCATGAACCACTATCAAAAACTACATGTTCTGCATCAAGAATTTACCGAAAAAAATGTTCCGTGTCAAGAAGGCGGCCTGCAACTGAAGAAGAAAAGGCAAAAGTTCGGAAAGAAGCAGAGTCTTTTACCTCCAAGTTTCCTCATTTCTCGAGGTGTTTAACTGCAGCAAATGTGTACCAAGGATTTGTTCTG AATTTTGGGGGCAAAATGGGAGAAACTTGCGACGATGAGCATCTGTACTGGACTCAGTTTCAGGTGAAGCGATTTTGCCAGGTTCTATCCCCTGGTTTCCATCGACAGCTT AGCATCCCCACTAAGTTTGTTCAGTGTTTGAAGGATGACCTATGTGGAACAGGCTCTCTCTTATGTGGAACTGCCTTTCTTAGAGGTCCTAGCAATAAGACTTGGAAGTTGGAGTTAATGGGGACCCAAGATGGCTTGGTTTTCCAAAATGGATGGTCGGACTTCGTCAGAGACCATTTCTTAGAAGAAGGGAATATCTTATTTTTCATGTACAAaggaaatttaaattttgatgTGTTTGTGTTCGACCATGAAAGCTTGTGTGAGAAGCCATGTTCCTATTTCATGTGCCATGTTAGTAAGAGAGGATCAATGAACGACCCTTCTGAAGCTCGTGGTGCAACTGTTGGGATTGGGAGACTCATCAGTCGGAGTACTAAACCCGTCTCTCGCAAGCGGAAATTGAAGATTGATGAAGTAGTAGAACTCGATTCTTCTAGTTTCG ATTCGTATTCAACTGATGATGCACCGGAACCTCCACTGCCAAGGCCACAGAGTGGGTGTCGTCTTCTTCATGAATCCAGTAGGCGACCTGTAACTGAAGAAGAGAAGCTGAAAGTCAAACAGATGGCCATGGCAGCCTTTGATGCTTCATTGCATACAAGTTTCTTCGTTGTTATGCGACAATCCCATGTTTATAGCTTATTTTACATG GCAATCCCTTGCAACTTTGTTAAGAAGCATTTTCCTCGGAGGAACAAAGATGTCACTCTTCGCTGCAATGGAAGTAGATGGAATGTCATGTTTTTACACAGAAACTTGCCAGCTGTTGCTGGAGCATTTACGAGTGGTTGGGCTGATTTTGTTTATGGGAATAACATAGAGGAAGATGATGTGTGTTTGTTTGAGCTTGTGGATGATGGATTTCGAGAGGAGAATGAGCACGCCACAGTCTTCAATGTCCACATCTTCAGAGTGCTAGAGAATATAGCTCCCCTGAGTCGTGTCAGTAATCCTCGTCAGCACAACGGAAGGAGAAGTGGGAGAGGAGAATCATCTTCTGCTAGTATACGAGGGCGAGGGCGAGGGCGAGGGCGAGGGCGAGGGCGGGGGCGAGGGCGAGGGAGTGGTCGATGCAAGAGTTTCTT CACTTGA